From Procambarus clarkii isolate CNS0578487 chromosome 49, FALCON_Pclarkii_2.0, whole genome shotgun sequence, a single genomic window includes:
- the LOC138351392 gene encoding uncharacterized protein, translating into MAFFFVLISLALALSYQLASSEHNTCTQPLPQQALNHCLINHHTRTHTHATIASTSEQQTTTSKRAVEVPELPWSSNYSTELPWSSNYSTELPGSSNYSTELPWSSNYSTELPWSSNYSTELPWSSNYSTELPWSSNYSTELPWSSNYSTEPPGSSNYSTELPWSSKYSTEPPGSSNYSTELPRSSNYSTEPPGRPTTRQNYL; encoded by the coding sequence ATGGCATTTTTCTTCGTCCTTATATCTCTTGCCTTAGCTTTATCTTATCAACTAGCAAGTAGCGAGCACAACACATGCACACAACCATTGCCCCAACAAGCACTCAACCATTGCCTCATcaaccaccacacacgcacacacacgcacgcaactaTTGCGTCAACAAGCGAGCAACAAACAACGACCTCAAAAAGAGCGGTAGAAGTGCCAGAACTACCCTGGTCGTCCAACTACTCAACAGAACTACCCTGGTCGTCCAACTACTCAACAGAACTACCCGGGTCGTCCAACTACTCAACAGAACTACCCTGGTCGTCCAACTACTCAACAGAACTACCCTGGTCGTCCAACTACTCAACAGAACTACCCTGGTCGTCCAACTACTCAACAGAACTACCCTGGTCGTCCAACTACTCAACAGAACTACCCTGGTCGTCCAACTACTCAACAGAACCACCCGGGTCGTCCAACTACTCAACAGAACTACCCTGGTCGTCCAAGTACTCAACAGAACCACCCGGGTCGTCCAACTACTCAACAGAACTACCCCGGTCGTCCAACTACTCAACAGAACCACCGGGTCGTCCAACTACTCGACAGAACTACCTCTAA